In Aspergillus luchuensis IFO 4308 DNA, chromosome 1, nearly complete sequence, the following are encoded in one genomic region:
- a CDS encoding uncharacterized protein (COG:S;~EggNog:ENOG410Q2BD;~InterPro:IPR024242;~PFAM:PF11654;~TransMembrane:1 (o6-25i);~go_process: GO:0009306 - protein secretion [Evidence IEA]): MPVYLISKIADPIFALSIGTSAALLRIQRDQREKFPDQAKDIGIGHVVSVGAGRVRRWWAGDFEGL; the protein is encoded by the exons ATGCCAGTCTACCTAATCTCCAA aatcGCAGACCCCATCTTCGCCCTCAGCATCGGCACCTCGGCGGCATTATTGCGCATTCAGCGCGACCAGCGCGAAAAGTTCCCCGATCAGGCTAAGGATATTGGTATTGGACATGTGGTTTCGGTGGGCGcggggagagtgaggaggtggtgggcgGGGGATTTTGAGGGGTTGTGA